The bacterium genomic sequence TTTAATAATTATACCTATTGCATTCTTAGCGTGCTTTAATGGGGTTGATTAGTTCCCTGTTTTTTTATTTGTCAAACCTTCTCAAAAATTGTATTATAACTATCGGTAAAGGATGAAAGATGAATAAGAAAAAATTAAAAATAGCTGTTTTGGGTTCTACGAGGGGAACGAATTTGGAAGCTATTTTTAATACTATCCAAACAGGTGAATTGGATGTTGAGATAATAGCGGTAATTTCTGACAAGAAAAATGCTTACATATTGGAAAGAGCCAGAAGCTATGGGCTTCCCGCTTTTTTTATTGATCCAAAAGATTTTAATAAACGGGAAGATTACGACAAAAATATAATAGAGAAATTGAAAAACGAAAAAACAGATCTTGTTCTTCTTATCGGATATATGAGGATTCTTTCTCTATGTTTTGTCGAGCAATTCAAAAATAAAATTATGAATATTCACCCGTCTTTGCTTCCCGC encodes the following:
- a CDS encoding phosphoribosylglycinamide formyltransferase, coding for MNKKKLKIAVLGSTRGTNLEAIFNTIQTGELDVEIIAVISDKKNAYILERARSYGLPAFFIDPKDFNKREDYDKNIIEKLKNEKTDLVLLIGYMRILSLCFVEQFKNKIMNIHPSLLPAFAGGMDMDVHKLVIEQEVEITGCTLHFVDEGTDTGPIILQKTVEVNKGDTPQSLKGKVQKAEQKIIVEGIKLFQKGQLKVENGKVKILS